A DNA window from Clavibacter sepedonicus contains the following coding sequences:
- a CDS encoding IS30-like element ISCmi3 family transposase: protein MSRRVAASRVGVHERTAQDWDRGWMKRGSVRIHADGRRIEYNTGMATITGPRLPAVDAVLHPRFLTVIERETIADLRRQDLSLRAIGRVLGRPASTIKRELDARTVAGTYQPHAAHRAWAASRSRPKRAKLAQDGPLRDYVARKLMLRWSPEQISRLLVREFPGEESMRVSTETIYQAIYVQARGGLRREVADALRTGRTRRRPRTRPEHRTQRFVDPMVMIADRPAEIEDRAVPGHWEGDLIVGTSSQSAIVTLVERTTRYVMLGHLPGGHTAEEVRDVLVPLISTLPAHLRGSLTWDQGAEMASHRQISIQAGIPVYFCDPHSPWQRGSNENTNGLLRQYFPKGTDLAAHTSADLEHVAQQLNGRPRKTLDWDTPAERMRALLTTI, encoded by the coding sequence ATGTCCCGGCGGGTAGCCGCGTCGCGGGTCGGTGTGCATGAGCGCACTGCGCAGGACTGGGACCGCGGCTGGATGAAGCGGGGCAGTGTTCGGATTCATGCTGATGGTCGGCGGATCGAGTACAACACCGGGATGGCTACCATCACGGGACCGCGTCTGCCCGCTGTCGACGCTGTTCTGCATCCGCGGTTCCTGACCGTGATCGAGCGGGAGACGATCGCGGATCTGCGCCGTCAGGACCTGTCGCTGCGCGCGATCGGGCGGGTTCTGGGTCGGCCGGCATCGACGATCAAACGCGAGCTCGATGCCCGCACGGTCGCGGGGACCTACCAGCCCCACGCGGCGCACCGGGCCTGGGCAGCGAGCCGCTCTCGTCCGAAGCGGGCGAAGCTCGCTCAGGACGGGCCGCTGCGGGACTACGTCGCACGCAAGCTGATGCTGCGCTGGTCACCGGAGCAGATCTCCCGCCTGCTGGTTCGGGAGTTCCCGGGCGAGGAGAGTATGCGGGTGAGCACGGAGACGATCTACCAAGCGATCTACGTCCAGGCCCGCGGCGGACTGCGCCGCGAAGTCGCCGACGCGTTACGCACCGGCCGCACCCGCCGCAGACCCCGCACCCGCCCAGAGCATCGCACTCAACGGTTCGTGGACCCGATGGTCATGATCGCTGACCGGCCCGCGGAGATCGAGGACCGGGCAGTCCCTGGGCATTGGGAGGGTGATCTGATCGTCGGCACGAGCTCACAGTCCGCGATCGTGACTCTGGTCGAACGCACCACCCGCTACGTCATGCTCGGCCATCTCCCCGGCGGGCATACCGCCGAGGAAGTCCGTGACGTGCTCGTGCCCTTGATCAGCACCCTGCCTGCACACCTACGTGGATCGTTGACCTGGGACCAGGGCGCTGAGATGGCGAGCCACCGCCAGATCAGCATCCAGGCCGGAATCCCGGTCTATTTCTGCGATCCGCACTCACCCTGGCAACGCGGCAGCAACGAGAACACCAACGGACTCCTGCGCCAGTACTTCCCTAAGGGCACCGATCTCGCCGCCCATACCTCCGCCGACCTCGAACATGTCGCTCAGCAGCTCAACGGCCGACCACGCAAAACGCTCGACTGGGACACCCCAGCCGAGCGAATGCGTGCTCTACTGACAACCATCTAA
- a CDS encoding IS481-like element ISCmi2 family transposase — MTHANAPFTPAGRVRLARLIIEDGWPVRRAAERFQCSPATASRWARRYRAGLPMTDRSSRPHRQPTRTSQRRERRIIALRFTRRWGPHRISYHLRVPRSTVERVLNRYRMPLLEHVDLSTGLPARRSPARRYEHSSPGDLVHVDIKKLGRIPDGGGHRVLGRAAGRRNTPRTGRGYAFLHHAVDDHSRLAYSEILTDERKETAAAFWARANAFFTTAGITVIRVLTDNGSCYRSHAFTEALGSITHKRTRPYRPQTNGKVERFNRTLATEWAYAHPYRTDEARAATYPAWLHHYNHHRPHTGIGGLTPAERVHNLTGNYN; from the coding sequence GTGACTCACGCTAACGCCCCGTTCACTCCCGCGGGCAGGGTTCGGCTTGCCCGGTTGATCATCGAGGACGGGTGGCCGGTCCGGCGTGCGGCGGAGAGGTTCCAGTGCTCGCCGGCGACGGCGTCGAGATGGGCTCGCCGGTATCGGGCCGGGTTGCCGATGACGGACCGCTCATCCCGCCCGCACCGGCAACCGACCCGCACGAGTCAGCGTCGGGAGCGGCGGATCATCGCGCTGAGATTCACTCGCCGGTGGGGCCCGCACCGCATCAGCTATCACCTCCGCGTTCCGCGTTCGACGGTCGAGCGGGTGCTGAACCGGTATCGGATGCCGTTGCTCGAGCACGTCGATCTGAGCACCGGGCTCCCTGCCCGGCGGTCTCCTGCCCGACGCTACGAGCACTCCTCGCCGGGAGATCTGGTCCACGTCGACATCAAGAAGCTCGGCCGCATCCCGGACGGCGGCGGGCACCGAGTCCTCGGCAGAGCGGCCGGCCGGAGGAACACTCCCCGGACCGGGCGGGGATACGCGTTCCTGCACCACGCCGTGGATGACCACTCCCGACTCGCGTACTCCGAGATCCTCACCGACGAGCGCAAGGAGACCGCCGCCGCGTTCTGGGCCCGCGCGAACGCGTTCTTCACCACCGCGGGCATCACCGTGATCCGTGTCCTGACGGACAACGGCTCCTGCTACCGCTCCCACGCCTTCACCGAGGCGCTCGGATCGATCACGCACAAACGCACCCGCCCGTACCGGCCCCAGACGAACGGGAAGGTCGAGCGCTTCAACCGCACCCTCGCCACGGAATGGGCTTACGCCCATCCCTATCGCACCGACGAGGCCCGCGCCGCGACCTACCCTGCCTGGCTGCATCACTACAACCACCACCGCCCCCACACCGGCATCGGCGGACTCACGCCCGCCGAACGCGTTCACAACCTCACTGGGAACTACAACTAG
- a CDS encoding alpha/beta fold hydrolase has product MSSVLLPPVLVGVPCFSGAPWEFAPLTALAAHPTRTFRLPDDAATVDEAADALEDAVADLPRYVLVGDSFGAVVSLALALRQPPGLAGPVLFGGFAADPTPAWKTRAAAIARHVPRVVYEQGVLRFHTAQLASPLDAAAPHPLTRRDYRELFLVNTPAAAYSARVGAVVGFDVRARLHRIDVPTLLLTPEDDRLVGPAAAAALRDGLPHARELVIPGTGHMLRFTHPERYADAVDAFVRAEVGTGVGVAAGTA; this is encoded by the coding sequence ATGTCATCGGTTCTGCTCCCGCCCGTCCTCGTCGGCGTCCCCTGCTTCTCCGGCGCACCGTGGGAGTTCGCTCCCCTCACCGCGCTCGCCGCGCACCCCACGCGCACTTTCCGACTGCCGGACGACGCCGCGACCGTCGACGAGGCGGCCGACGCGCTCGAGGACGCGGTCGCCGACCTCCCGCGCTACGTGCTCGTGGGCGACTCCTTCGGCGCGGTCGTGAGCCTCGCGCTCGCGCTCCGCCAGCCACCGGGACTCGCCGGGCCCGTGCTGTTCGGCGGCTTCGCGGCGGATCCGACCCCCGCCTGGAAGACGCGCGCCGCGGCGATCGCCCGGCACGTGCCGCGCGTCGTCTACGAGCAGGGCGTGCTCCGCTTCCATACGGCGCAGCTCGCCTCCCCGCTGGACGCGGCGGCCCCTCACCCGCTGACGCGTCGCGACTACCGCGAGCTGTTCCTCGTGAACACGCCGGCGGCCGCGTACTCCGCCCGCGTCGGCGCGGTCGTCGGCTTCGACGTGCGTGCGCGCCTGCATCGCATCGACGTGCCGACGCTGCTCCTCACGCCGGAGGACGACCGGCTCGTCGGCCCCGCGGCAGCCGCTGCCCTCCGCGACGGGCTGCCGCACGCCCGCGAGCTGGTGATCCCCGGCACCGGCCACATGCTCCGCTTCACGCACCCCGAGCGGTACGCGGACGCGGTCGACGCGTTCGTGCGGGCCGAGGTCGGCACCGGCGTCGGCGTGGCGGCGGGCACCGCGTGA
- a CDS encoding iron chaperone gives MTDSGFSKDERDAMKQRARELREEAKLQKAADKQAAALQGVLDAFAAMAPEERAIAEWLHGIVLEHAPGLSPKTWYGFPAYADADGKPVVFFQPGSKFGTRYSTLGFQDPAQLDEGTMWPTSYALTAVDPANEERVAALVRRAIGG, from the coding sequence ATGACCGACAGCGGTTTCTCCAAGGACGAGCGCGACGCGATGAAGCAGCGCGCCCGCGAGCTGCGCGAGGAGGCGAAGCTCCAGAAGGCCGCCGACAAGCAGGCCGCCGCGCTGCAGGGCGTGCTCGACGCGTTCGCCGCGATGGCGCCCGAGGAGCGGGCGATCGCCGAGTGGCTGCACGGCATCGTGCTCGAGCACGCCCCCGGCCTGAGCCCCAAGACCTGGTACGGCTTCCCGGCGTACGCCGACGCGGACGGCAAGCCCGTCGTGTTCTTCCAGCCGGGCTCGAAGTTCGGCACCCGGTACTCGACCCTCGGCTTCCAGGATCCGGCGCAGCTCGACGAGGGCACCATGTGGCCGACCTCGTACGCGCTGACCGCGGTGGATCCGGCGAACGAGGAGCGGGTGGCGGCGCTGGTGCGGCGGGCCATCGGCGGCTGA
- a CDS encoding DUF418 domain-containing protein gives MTSSPDSPAPVASAGPTSAAERSLAPDLLRGIALLGIALANSVSFIVGRPTGPLGRPTDGTALDHVADVLVGTLVDNRAFPLFTMLFAYGFAVILRRQAAAGVDGPRARRLLLRRSAWLMVFGALHVVLLFDGDILLSYGILGLALAALYRASDRVFRVLVWAPAIVFLVVAGADGLTGDDGSGSLLGGDGTFLGDLAGRAITLAGLVVATPVLVGSLVPLAAVGVLLGRRRVLEDPAAHLPLLRTLALVGMPVSVLGALPLVLAAVGAIAADPVALYLLGVLHGATGVGGALGLLGLVGWAVAARARRGHPAPGPGLGALVAVGRRSMTCYLLQSVLFAILLEPWSLGLGVGAGTARIALIAIGVWLVTVAVSVALERAGRAGPAEWAIRRLAYGRPSAGPAPAQPVSAG, from the coding sequence GTGACCTCGAGCCCCGACTCCCCCGCGCCCGTCGCCTCCGCCGGCCCGACGTCCGCCGCGGAGCGGAGCCTCGCCCCCGACCTCCTCCGCGGGATCGCGCTGCTCGGCATCGCGCTCGCGAACTCCGTCTCCTTCATCGTCGGCCGCCCGACCGGCCCGCTCGGCCGCCCGACGGACGGCACCGCGCTCGACCACGTCGCCGACGTGCTCGTCGGCACGCTCGTCGACAACCGCGCGTTCCCGCTGTTCACGATGCTGTTCGCGTACGGCTTCGCGGTGATCCTGCGCCGCCAGGCCGCCGCGGGCGTCGACGGCCCGCGCGCCCGACGGCTGCTCCTCCGCCGGAGCGCGTGGCTCATGGTCTTCGGGGCGCTGCACGTGGTGCTGCTGTTCGACGGCGACATCCTGCTGAGCTACGGGATCCTCGGGCTCGCCCTCGCGGCCCTGTACCGGGCGAGCGACCGCGTCTTCCGCGTGCTCGTGTGGGCGCCCGCGATCGTGTTCCTCGTCGTCGCCGGGGCGGACGGCCTCACGGGCGACGACGGATCCGGCTCGCTCCTCGGCGGCGACGGCACGTTCCTCGGCGACCTCGCGGGCCGGGCGATCACGCTCGCGGGCCTGGTCGTCGCGACCCCCGTCCTCGTGGGGTCGCTCGTGCCGCTCGCCGCCGTCGGCGTGCTGCTCGGCCGCCGCCGCGTGCTCGAGGATCCGGCCGCGCACCTCCCGCTGCTGCGCACGCTCGCGCTCGTCGGGATGCCGGTCAGCGTGCTCGGCGCGCTCCCGCTCGTGCTCGCGGCGGTCGGCGCGATCGCCGCGGATCCCGTGGCGCTCTACCTGCTCGGCGTGCTGCACGGCGCGACGGGCGTGGGCGGCGCGCTCGGGCTGCTCGGCCTCGTGGGCTGGGCGGTCGCGGCGCGGGCCCGCCGCGGGCATCCCGCGCCCGGGCCGGGGCTCGGCGCGCTGGTCGCCGTGGGCCGCCGCTCGATGACCTGCTACCTGCTCCAGTCGGTGCTCTTCGCGATCCTGCTGGAGCCGTGGTCGCTCGGCCTCGGCGTCGGCGCGGGGACCGCCCGCATCGCGCTGATCGCGATCGGGGTCTGGCTCGTCACGGTCGCGGTGTCCGTGGCGCTCGAGCGCGCGGGACGGGCCGGTCCCGCCGAGTGGGCGATCCGCCGCCTGGCGTACGGACGGCCATCGGCGGGACCCGCGCCCGCACAGCCCGTCAGCGCGGGATGA
- a CDS encoding SDR family oxidoreductase — protein sequence MTENRATRVRTPAPAASPRSDGTGRTALVVGATGISGSALVDQLTAEGWDVLALSRRAGADRPGVRWISADLRSADDLRRALAGEQPSHVFFTAWSRQATEQENIDVNGGMVRDLLAALDGAPVEHAALVTGLKHYLGPFEAYGQGKMPDTPFHEEEERLDAPNFYYAQEDELFAAAARQGFAWSVHRSHTVIGHAVGNQMNMGLTLAVYGSICRDLGLPFVFPGSRTQRDGLTDVTDATVLADQMVWASTAEAGRDEAFNVVNGDVFRWRWMWPRLAAFFGVEAVGFQDAPRPLEQQMAGYEDEWARIAREAGLAESDLGRIASWWHTDADLGRDIEVVTDISKSRLAGFLTHHRTLDSFLGLFDRYRAEGLIPR from the coding sequence ATGACCGAGAACCGAGCGACCCGCGTCCGCACGCCCGCCCCCGCCGCATCCCCCCGCTCCGACGGGACCGGCCGCACGGCCCTCGTCGTCGGCGCGACCGGCATCAGCGGATCCGCGCTGGTCGACCAGCTCACCGCCGAGGGCTGGGACGTCCTCGCCCTCAGCCGCCGTGCCGGCGCCGACCGCCCGGGCGTGCGCTGGATCAGCGCCGACCTCCGCTCCGCCGACGACCTGCGCCGCGCGCTCGCCGGCGAGCAGCCGAGCCACGTGTTCTTCACGGCGTGGTCGCGCCAGGCCACCGAGCAGGAGAACATCGACGTCAACGGCGGCATGGTGCGCGACCTCCTGGCCGCCCTCGACGGCGCGCCCGTCGAGCACGCCGCGCTCGTCACCGGCCTCAAGCACTACCTCGGCCCGTTCGAGGCCTATGGCCAGGGGAAGATGCCCGACACCCCCTTCCACGAGGAGGAGGAGCGCCTCGACGCCCCGAACTTCTACTACGCGCAGGAGGACGAGCTCTTCGCCGCCGCCGCGCGCCAGGGCTTCGCGTGGTCGGTGCACCGCTCGCACACGGTCATCGGGCACGCGGTCGGCAACCAGATGAACATGGGCCTGACGCTCGCGGTCTACGGATCCATCTGCCGCGACCTCGGCCTGCCGTTCGTCTTCCCGGGCAGCCGGACGCAGCGGGACGGGCTCACCGACGTCACCGATGCGACCGTGCTCGCGGACCAGATGGTCTGGGCGTCCACCGCCGAAGCCGGCCGCGACGAGGCGTTCAACGTCGTCAACGGCGACGTCTTCCGCTGGCGCTGGATGTGGCCGCGCCTCGCCGCCTTCTTCGGCGTCGAGGCCGTCGGCTTCCAGGACGCGCCGCGCCCGCTGGAGCAGCAGATGGCCGGCTACGAGGACGAGTGGGCGCGCATCGCGCGCGAGGCCGGGCTCGCGGAGTCCGACCTCGGCCGCATCGCGTCCTGGTGGCACACCGACGCCGACCTCGGCCGCGACATCGAGGTCGTCACCGACATCAGCAAGAGCCGGCTCGCCGGGTTCCTGACGCACCACCGCACGCTCGACAGCTTCCTCGGGCTGTTCGACCGCTACCGCGCGGAGGGGCTCATCCCGCGCTGA
- a CDS encoding alpha/beta hydrolase, which yields MPPPSRPGIAAVAALALVVALAAPTAAQAAVSHPANGRVDEVNVPRDAVTGFGGGTIFAPEVSGGARLGSVVVVPGFTDSQADMRWYGTDLAALGYVVFTIDTLATTGFPQRRAEETLAAADYLTGASAAKGEVDPARVSALGYSMGGGAVLEAAEARHTLKAVVALMPFGLRTSYAADTTPSLIITGQNDRLAIPFLMGRRMYGSIAAPTPKQYLELRGADHGVGQRTPNPTILDAVTTFLQRYVDDDASAADRICPPPPATGAISASDSYCGPAGS from the coding sequence ATGCCCCCGCCTTCTCGTCCCGGCATCGCCGCTGTCGCCGCGCTCGCCCTCGTCGTCGCCCTCGCCGCCCCCACCGCCGCGCAAGCTGCGGTCTCGCACCCCGCCAACGGGCGGGTCGACGAGGTGAACGTCCCCCGGGACGCGGTCACCGGGTTCGGGGGTGGCACGATCTTCGCGCCCGAGGTGTCCGGCGGCGCGCGCCTCGGTAGCGTCGTGGTCGTGCCGGGCTTCACCGATTCGCAGGCCGACATGCGGTGGTACGGAACCGACCTCGCGGCGCTCGGCTACGTGGTCTTCACCATCGATACCCTCGCCACCACCGGCTTCCCCCAGCGCCGAGCGGAGGAGACGCTGGCAGCTGCGGATTACCTCACCGGCGCGAGCGCCGCGAAGGGCGAGGTGGATCCTGCCCGAGTGTCCGCCCTCGGCTACTCGATGGGTGGGGGTGCGGTCCTCGAGGCCGCCGAGGCGCGTCACACGCTGAAGGCGGTCGTCGCCCTCATGCCGTTCGGACTGCGCACCTCCTATGCGGCGGACACGACCCCGTCGCTCATCATCACGGGCCAGAACGACCGGCTCGCCATCCCGTTCCTCATGGGTCGGCGCATGTACGGGTCCATCGCGGCCCCGACGCCCAAGCAGTACCTGGAGCTCCGCGGTGCGGATCACGGCGTCGGCCAGCGGACGCCGAACCCCACCATCCTCGACGCGGTGACGACATTCCTGCAGCGCTACGTCGACGACGATGCGTCGGCCGCCGACCGCATCTGTCCCCCGCCGCCGGCCACGGGCGCGATCAGCGCATCGGACAGCTACTGCGGTCCGGCAGGGAGCTGA